The segment atgcggtgcagtggggggagggttaaaaCGGTCATCccagagaaaaggagggggggtgttagtttggtttctgctgctgctcgTTAACACGAAAACTGCAGCCCTAAATGCACAACTCAATGGGCGGATTTTGCTTGGTacatgaaaggagggcactgctgttatgaaggttgcagaagccgaaagactatGGCTTATCATGGccgcctgcaagccaaattctgttgcccggcgtGTTTGATGTCTAAataccaaagccgcaggcactcaatataagatgcaaaaaatgaccttgtaccgaaatcacatgtgctatgtaatgtgaatagtgttgttcacagtgaaagagtatacccattgttctgtaaaatgtatctttttaaatacttctctccctttttttcctcctgcagctgcaaatgtttcaagcctccctcctctgtcccaaaggctatctcagataaggcagcgaAAAAAATGCAcacgcgatgaaatgttctctgagctcatgcaggcgtcccacactgaaagagctgaGCACAAAAGGTGGAGACACACAATAGCACAGGACAGGAAACcggccagtgaacgtgaggagaggtggcggcaggaagatcagaggatgCACGAAGCAATGCTGGGGCTACTGTGAGAACAAACCGACATGATCTGCCATCTGTGGAGGTTCAGGAATGTCAGCTGGagagactgccgctgcagcccctgtttaaccgccctccctcctccccatgttccatagctgcctcctcacccagatgcccaagaacgcgggggggggggggggtaggctccaggcaccactccaccccagtggacagaagGCTGCCATTCAACAAGTATTGAAGtggcctcttccttccctcctcccccaccccacccgggctaccttgtgaGTTATCTCCCtgtttttataatcaattaataaagaatacacggtttttaaacaatagtgactttatttccaatctgtgatcgaaggggggagggcggttagcttacagggaattttagagtcaaccaagggggcgggttttcatcaaggagaaacaaatagaactgtcacaccgtagcctggccagtcatgaaactggttttcaaagcttctctgatgtgcagcacttCCTGATGCACCTCCcacccgccataaacgtctcccccttactctcacagagattgtggagcacacagcaagcagcaataacattggggatattggtttcgctgaggtctgagcgagtcagtaaattGCGCCAGTGACCCTTCAAACGTCCAAATGCATACTCTACCACCATTCTGtgcttgctcagcctatagttgaacagctccttactactgtccagcgtgcctgtgtatggcttcatgagccagggcattaaggggtaggcagggtccccaaggataactataggcatttcaacatccccagtcgttattttctggtctgggaagtaaatcccttcctgcagctgtttaaacagaccagagttcctgaagatacGAGCGTCATGAACCGTTCTCTGggggccatcccacgttgatgttggtgaaacgtcccttgtgatccaccagtgcttgcagcaccattgaaaagtaccccttgccgtttatgtactggctgccttggtggtccggtcccaagatagggatatgcgttccgtctatcgccccaccacagttagggaatcccattgcagcaaagccatctactatgatcTGCACATTTTCCAgggtcactacccttgatagccgcagctcagtgattgcattggctacttggatcacagcagcccccatggtagatttaccCATTCTAAATTGAtccccgactgaccggtagctgtctggcgctGCAAGCTTCctgagggctatcgccactctctTGTGAGCTGTAAGGGCtgttctcatcttggtattcttgcgcttcagggcaggggaaagcaagtcacaaagttccatgaaagtgtccttacgcatgcgaaagtttcggagccactgggaatcatcccagacctgcaacactatgtgatcccaacagtctgtgcttgttttccgggcccagaatcggtgttccatggcatgaacctgccccattaacaccatgatgtccacattgCCGGGGCCCGCACTTTGAGataagtctgtgtccatgtcctcatcactatcgtgaTCGCGCTGtcatcgcctcctcgcctgctttcgCGGGTTCTTCACATACtacaggataatgcgcgaggtgtttacattGCTCATAACTGCTGCCATGAGCTGAATGGGCTCCATGCTTGTTGTGCTATGGCATCTGTgcggaaaaaaggtgcgaaacgattgtctgcagttgctctcacggagggaggggcgactgacaactagctatcccacagttcccaccaaccattagaattctgggttgagctcccattGCCTGAtgtggcaaaaacattgtcgcgggtggttctgggtacatgtcgtcagaccccccccccccccccgtgaaagcAACAGGAAAAATttgtttctcaccttttttcactgtcaccgtatttCTACTGGATGccgctggcagacgcggtactgcagcactaaacagcagcatccccttcccttgccttgccttgccttgcggacagcAGACGGTGTagtatgactggtatccatcattgtcgtcctgtgggtgctcctggctggcctcggtgaggttgGTCGGGGGTGCCTGGAAAAAAAAAGGGAATGACTTTAGGTCATTTAAGTTCTGtataatggagattcagtcctgcctagaatatcatgccagctggaggcttctgcctcaggctgctctcccagtcggcagcaccacgcggtcacacctaccccagcctaccccttgctcccatggctcatgaagcctggacagtagtaaggagcagttcagctataggctgagcaagtgcagaatggtggttcactctacttccctataaGCCaatcgccctcccctcccctcccccctttgatctctgcttgcagaggcaataaagtcagtgttgtttccaattcatgcattctttattacaggggtaggcaacctttcagaagtggtgtgccgattcttcatttattcactctaatttaaggttttgcgtgccggtaatacattttaacgtttttagaagttctctttctataagtctatattatataactaaactattgtatgtaaagtaaacaaggttttcaaaatgtttaagaagcgtcatttaagattaaattaaaatgctgatcttacgccaccagcctgctcagctcactgccagcctggggttctgttcacctaggctggcagcgggctgagcagggcctatgGCCGGGACcccaaacctgggggggggggtttctggggtcagggcacagggctgggggagggggttcagggcagaaggctggggtgggggggttcagggataagggcagagggctggggggtgcaggacagaaggctgggtgtgggggtggttgaagggtcagggcagagggctgggggcatggagggtgcagggcagaaggctgagtgtgtgggggggggggttcagggcagagggatggggctgtgggggtgcagagcagaaggctgattgtgtgttggggtggggggttcagggcagagggtgtggggggtgcagggcagaaggctggggtgtgtgtgtgggggttccgGGAtaagggcagaaggctgggtgtgtgttggggtgggggggttcagggcagagggctgggtgtgtgggggcgttcaagggtcagggcagagggtatggggagtgcagagcagaaggctgtgtgtgtgtggggtttcagggcagaaggctggggtgctcgcctcatgggggtgctcccagccccctgccctgagtggctcatggcaggAGGCTGGAaaggatatgccctgttccacccccttcccccagtctccatccctacctctctctgcctcctctacggagctgtgtgcatgctgatgctcttccccctctccctcgctagggccatcagctgattagcacagggaaggaggggcagggaagaagcgggggtgggggggaagcttggctgccgcagaaccaagcttctgcctcctgcccccacaggggagagcggtgggcaggggggctgaatGGGGCTGAGGGCCAAGACcatggcagggagctgcgtgccactcaaaatccaCTCGCGTgctgtgtttggcacgcgtgccgtaggttgccgacccctgctttattacttcacacaaatggggggataactgccaaggtagcccgggaagggtaggggagcagggagcaatgggtggggttgttgtacaggcaccccctagaatggcatgcagctcatcatttctgtgggatgtctggggctctgacccagagcggtcATTTGCATCTGTGGgtctttagtaggcttgcctgatattctaggcagcactgaatctccattagacaaaacttaaagaagagaatgacctggggagtcattcccatttttgtccaggtgccTCCAACCGACCTCAcggaggccggccaggagcacccatgtctgcctaagcgcccccgaccgacctcacagAGGCCGACCAGGAGTACCCGTGACAGCAGCAGTTGGTACAGTATGACTGGTGaccgtctttgctaacttgcaaaggcaaggagctgagctgctgctgtgtaacaCTGGAGTACCGcatctgtcagcagcatccagtaaacatacggtgacagtgaaaaaaggctgaatgggctccatgcttgccgtgctatggtgtctgctcaggcaatccagggaaaagggcgtgaaatgattgtctgccattgctttcacgtaGGGAGGGTTGACTGatgacatttacccataaccactCGTGACAaattttggccccatcaggcattgggagctcaacccagaattccaatgggcagtgaggactgcgggaactgtgggatagctaccacagagCACTGCTGCAAAAGTCAACGCTTGCCACGGTActatggatgcacaccgccgcattaatgtgcttagtgtggatgcatgcactcgactttatataATCTGTTCCCAAAAATCTACTTCTGTAAAATCAgagtaatttcatagtgtagacataccccaagagtgGAATCTGAGTGGGCAATCACTTAAACAAGAAAGAGCAGTTAGAATAGCTGTGGTTCTTCAAAATGCATTGTTCACAAATATTCCACAACCTATCCTCCTTCCCCATTTATTCAGGGTCCTGCTCCTATGGGACACCGTCTTAGTGAAGGAACTGAGTGGTGATTGAGCACactctgccctttatgcccttAGTCATGAGGTTGCCAAGACATCCAATGCACAGGGCAGAGTCGTAAGAATCCAGGAGCCAGTATAGAAACACAGGGTCTCCCCAGAGGAAGGCATCTGTGCCTGCAGAGGTTCTCAAGGGCTCTGAAGTGTGTAGAGGCTGAgaaccaatgttccctctaatttttccccaaTGTGGAGAattaattttatgtgcaccaatatcgaGGTATGTGCAGATGTGCGCCAcaagtcaaaacaaaaaaaactagacataatatatatatttttaaaagttaccattgGGATAATTACCCCAgtttaggcattttagaactcactagtCAAAGAACTAAATTTAagcgtaagagagaaataaaaattatgaaatgcatagaccagtcaaaacactaaaataacccactttgaaagaataaaattacagagaatatatgtacATTGCAGGAAGTATCAAGAAGTAAAAACAACAATACAAGTATATGTTGGGAGGTGAGCGTGAAAGAcagtgtgtgtatgagagatacagtgacagtgtgtgtgtgtgtgtgagagagaccgTGTGTGCGcgcactggctgttggggaagTCTATGAGAGACtgtgcgctgtctctttaaggtaCTCACTCACCACCGGAAGGCTTGTTCAGACCTTAGACCACAGCAGCTCTCCTGCTCCTGagccctgttccccctccccaactctgcAGAAATGGGGTACTTAGGGGAggtagcgggggagggggacaccctgacatcagcacctcccttctctctccactctgcacagcaagcaggaggctcctgggagcagctggccaAGGATTCCAAGGcatagggcaggagcagcatgattgcaaagcagcaggggaaggggccCCTGAACACATGCTGCTGGATGCGTGCGGCTCTGCTAATGAAGTATGCGGCACTTGATTCACTCCTGGGTGGCCGGGCAACCACGcagattagagcaggggtgggcaaactacggcccagaggccgcatccagccctccagatgttttaatccaggggagtggggtctggggcttgacctgctccagccggggagtggagtagggggcttgccccactccacatggctcccagaagcagtggcatgacccactccagctcctacatgtaggagcAGTCAAGGGGcactggctgggaaccatggcccatgagagctgcaggggcggtgcctgcagtcAGGGtggcgtgcagagccgcctggccacacctccatgtagaagccagagggggaatatgctgctgcttcttggAGGTGCTGGAGGTAAGCGtcgcccagaacctgcacccctgaaccactcctgcatcccaaccccctgccccagccctgatctccatccctccctctgaacccctcagtcccagcccagagcaccctcctgcacccccaactcctcatccccagccagagccctcacccccaccgcacccaaccccaatttcgtgagcagtCATGGCCTGCCATAAAATTTCCATACCCAgttgtggccctcgggccaaaagatTTGCTCACTCCTGgcttagagggaacacagctGAGAATCCCTCGTTCTTCCATGCGCCACCCACACAGATTTTTCACATGGAAAAGTACTATTAGAGCCTGTTTCatcagtgtggggggggggatgtctaGCAACAGCAGAAGCAACTTTACCAAAGTTATATAATCAATTAACCTAATTACTGAAGCTATTTACATTCAGATGGCTTTCTTTGCAATCATACTCCTGCCTTGCTCCTTCTGTAGCCAATAGCCCTGTGCAACATGAGTGTAAAacactaccaaatcagaatggtagcattttgtaCACACTTTGCACAGGAGTAAATGATGCCACAAggagcaaggcagtggagaatcagacccatactTTATTTTTGTTGTAGTCTGGTATTAATCTAGGTTGCAAAGTGCATCTGCTGTTCTTTTTCAGGCAGCAGATTACAGTTaattaagggcatgtcttcactacccgccagatcggcaggtagcaatcgatctattggggatcgacttatcgcgtctagtgaagatgcgataaaatcgatccccatggCTCTACATTCAActctggaaatccaccgcggcaacagacggaagcggagtcgaccgctgccgcgccgccgtcgccgccgtcctcacagccaggtaagtcaacctaaaatatgcaacttcagctaagcTATTCATGTAGCtcaagttgcgtatcttaggtcgatacccccccccccccccgtagtgtagacctagcctaaggtctggtctacactaggcgtttatgtcgaagttagcgccgttacatcgaattaaccctgcacccgtccacaccgcgaagctatttagttcgacatagaggtctcttaaattcgacttctgtactcctccccgacgaggggagtagcgctaaattcgacatggccatgtcgaattaggctaggtgtggatggaaatagacgctaatagctccaggagctatcccagagtgcaccactctgttgacgctctggacagcagtccgagctcggatgctctgaccagccacacaggaaaagccccgggaaaatttgaattccttttcctgtctgggcagtttgaatctcatttcctgtctggacatcgtggcgagctcagcagcactggcaatgatgcagagctctccagcagtgatggccgtgcaatctcagaatagaaagagagccccagcatggactgatcgggaagtcttggatctgatcgctgtgtggggcgatgagtccgtgctttccgagctgcgatccaaaagacggaatgcaaagatctacgagaagatctctaaagacatgtcagagagaggatacagacgggatgcaacgcagtgccgcgtgaaaatcaaggagctgagacaaggctaccagaagaccaaagaggcaaacggatgctccggatcccatccccagacatcccgtttctacgaggcactgcattccatcctaggtgcggccgccaccactaccccaccactgaccgtggactctgaggatgggatattgtccacggccggttcctcggacatgttagcggacggggaagatgaggaaggagatgaggaggatgaggcagtcgacagcgcttacaacgctgatttccccgacagccaggatctcttcatcacccttacagagatcccctaccaaccgtccccagccgttaacccggacacagaatctggggaaggatcagccagtaagtgttttaaacatctaaacatttatttttaacagaacaggaatattaagaacaacaacaatgggtttctcatgattagtttgccctaggcgcttaacgtttcagtcctgggcagtgcaactattgaaaaaaaatctaacaatgtccggtttagcatgattgttctgcccaagccactctactgtttagtccctgccagtgcagctacagtaaaatgcggtctatatgtccggggatagagcagaaatcctcctgggacatctcgaggaagctctcctggaggtaattggaaagcctttgcatcaggttcctggggagagcggccttattgggtcctccgtcgTATGAAACatttccgcgccacgagacaatcaagtactcagggatcattgccctgcagagcagggcggcatacggcccttgTCTTTGGatgctttcccgaagcattctttctttctcactgtctgagatcctcatcagggtgatgtcgctcatggtgacctgctttgaattaggtaggggaatgttagtgttgggactgcttgcccgttcctttacagaactgtaaccgctggtttgcagccacgcggtggaggcgggagaggggcagcatacagggatcttacccggggacagccgcgagggggtgggacaggggcagagttcctgcttggcggattgctggcagcagggactggcattgctttcaatgtgaaaggaggccagtgctactattaaagttttaagctgccacaagtctatggcttaccatgtctgcctgctacacaaattccagtgtcctgccccgcttctcagatctgcagtgcaagaccccaggcactgaatgcgaaggccgagaattcgaccttgtcctgagtgcacatgtgataggtgctgtgcatggtcttgttcacagagaaagactatgttctttgttcacaactacatttatctttctgaggaattcactccctttttcccattcccacagccacatctgcgactgtctcacaacctagcctggcatcacactctcagaggctagcgcagattaggcgtaggaagaagaggacacgggaggacatgttctcggaacttatgggctgctcccgagcccaggcagcacagcagacccagtggcgggagaacttgtcccaaatgcaccaagcacacatggaacgggaggagaggtggcggcaggaagactagcaggcgactcaaacgctgcttggactaatgagggagcaaacggacacgctccggcgccttgtggatgttctgcaggaacggaggcaggaggacagagccccgctgcagtctatctgtatccgccctcccccgccaccaagtcccatacccctgttgccagcacaggtgtgctcgaggacagcaacagtgggttcgttgcccgctgtgcttcgcgccaataaagacaccagggggagaagcaaacaaagtttatttgggatcccaaagcggtgcaaggagactggcaagtctcaaatcaagcacattaacaggaacagtttttcttcttttatacattttgcagttaagcctcaccccctcccctttcccctctagccctccctttctccccccccccttcctccctctacccctcccatccctggtaatagttaagtcattcttggcagctataagcctagcttgttagtaacttctttaaaccgttatcttgtcctttttcccttcagccagaaacatgcaggcctcattattactgcttgagcagggggttgcacacagataactggttgcttacatattccaattgcacctggcttttgaggttgattagagtttaaacatggaaggatagagtttggttcacttaggcctagtgcaggaaggcttcattgacacttagtggccttccaccctcccgagttacctagggtgaggcctagtgacgtcaacaactccctcctttgagaatactcaacaagcttttggctgagttttctcatattctgtggacaagatatgattaagtgctatgaagctggggttttcaatgagagggtatgccgggatttttgaggaagggggggcacaaagcttacggaggagcattttaaaacaagcaattaggaggagggtgaccaggcacaataccacaccagtgaggaggagacgcacaaggccaccccccagtcctcctaggttgggcaatcaacttcaaagggaatcgaaaactgtgggtttcctttcctgggccttccactgcttgaaagcctgtttggccgacaggacgtgcttgttaatgtcctgtgagttttccgggacataagtacaacattcattcccaataagggcacacaccccaccctggaggctaaaacataatctaaggcctgtctgttttgcagggacagcaaccggagctggtatagctctgagttaaggctcttctctatggccaaggtttcattggcgaatgtggtgagaaacacagagagcctatgataaaattgggttagccgttccaccccataggatgggaagaggatcatacccaacctgtctccttccttaaagggctctgaggtggcatacaaagattaacGCTGCCTGAGgcggccaggggttgtcccttaatgcatactgggatttaatggtacagttttgtcacaagggggtacccgaggtatttcttcccctactgaaccatccccaacagatatctgaccaattttgggggaccaccctccagggtaaccctgctgcgtggtgcaggatttgggagcatactcagcagttagagaggttaaactcttgggcaaagcaaaccttcaaggactcatatgtgtttgtttccaagttagtagggatccctttccatcccacatgtgcctggggggaaaacgggaggtaacgaaaggagtgtccTTATGggaaagagtaccactgtggcagaccctggacctgaactcatgctgggcaggtgaccctagggcctaacaattacaattccccaaatacccacaaaatatcaattaccaatagtaggcagattaaaaacaaaaggaccaggccaccaggtt is part of the Chrysemys picta bellii isolate R12L10 chromosome 2, ASM1138683v2, whole genome shotgun sequence genome and harbors:
- the LOC135981494 gene encoding uncharacterized protein LOC135981494; amino-acid sequence: MMQSSPAVMAVQSQNRKRAPAWTDREVLDLIAVWGDESVLSELRSKRRNAKIYEKISKDMSERGYRRDATQCRVKIKELRQGYQKTKEANGCSGSHPQTSRFYEALHSILGAAATTTPPLTVDSEDGILSTAGSSDMLADGEDEEGDEEDEAVDSAYNADFPDSQDLFITLTEIPYQPSPAVNPDTESGEGSATTSATVSQPSLASHSQRLAQIRRRKKRTREDMFSELMGCSRAQAAQQTQWRENLSQMHQAHMEREERWRQED